Proteins from a genomic interval of Paenibacillus lentus:
- a CDS encoding MATE family efflux transporter produces the protein MKNNRSREKDKFGLWILAWPIFIEMFLQFLLGAVDTLMVSRISDDAVAVVGFSNQLFNALTTLFATVASGAGIVIAQKLGSRREEEARTVAVISLKVTAIIGLGLSLLLIAVPGPIARMLQLPEGLMPLAVTYISIVGGGMILTALMAALGTAIRNTGNTKGPMYIAVTMNIIHIIMNYGFIFGELGFPQLGLTGVAISTVTSRLLATIMLLVIFLGAFERRIGIRDISLFDRKLFKEVLVIGWPLGVNSGSWVFSQLVIYSFIATLGSMELAARTYMSTLETFCFLLGFSLALAVQIQIAHLYGAGRTKEAYKAVYRSLGAGLPLVIINTWLLVLFGKKILGLFTQDEGILLICGSLLWLNLALQPAKVLNMTLGNALNAVGDTRYTMFVSLTVMWIVATGLSYVFGISLGWGIAAIYGCMIADEYIRGIFCYIRWRDRKFLRRKEAELQGGLAPEGVLRNPSACAEA, from the coding sequence ATGAAAAATAATAGGAGTAGAGAGAAAGATAAATTCGGGCTTTGGATACTGGCTTGGCCGATCTTTATCGAAATGTTCCTGCAATTTCTACTGGGGGCCGTCGATACGTTAATGGTGAGTCGCATCTCGGATGACGCCGTGGCCGTCGTCGGTTTCTCTAACCAGCTCTTCAATGCATTGACAACGCTGTTTGCCACGGTGGCGAGCGGTGCCGGAATCGTCATCGCCCAGAAGCTAGGCTCACGGCGGGAAGAAGAAGCGCGGACAGTCGCTGTTATCTCACTGAAAGTAACCGCCATTATTGGCCTCGGGCTCAGCCTGCTGCTCATTGCCGTTCCGGGCCCAATCGCTAGGATGCTGCAGCTGCCTGAGGGGCTGATGCCGCTCGCCGTGACTTACATTTCAATCGTCGGCGGAGGAATGATCCTGACCGCGCTCATGGCTGCGCTGGGCACGGCGATCCGCAACACCGGCAATACGAAAGGGCCAATGTATATCGCGGTAACGATGAACATCATCCATATTATCATGAACTATGGTTTTATATTTGGAGAGCTTGGATTTCCGCAGCTCGGCTTGACCGGGGTGGCGATTTCCACCGTCACCAGCCGTCTGCTGGCGACGATCATGCTGCTGGTAATTTTCTTAGGCGCCTTCGAACGCAGAATCGGGATTCGTGATATATCCTTATTCGACCGCAAACTGTTCAAGGAAGTACTTGTCATCGGCTGGCCGCTTGGGGTCAACTCCGGCAGCTGGGTATTCTCGCAGCTCGTCATTTACTCTTTCATTGCTACGCTTGGCTCCATGGAGCTGGCAGCGCGGACATATATGAGCACGCTGGAAACCTTCTGCTTCCTGCTGGGGTTCTCGCTCGCGCTTGCCGTCCAGATTCAAATTGCGCATCTCTATGGAGCAGGTCGAACCAAAGAGGCGTACAAGGCGGTATACCGATCTCTGGGAGCGGGCCTTCCTTTAGTTATTATCAATACGTGGCTGCTGGTTCTATTCGGCAAGAAAATTCTGGGCTTGTTTACGCAGGATGAAGGAATATTGCTTATTTGCGGATCGCTGCTATGGCTTAATCTCGCACTGCAGCCGGCCAAGGTGCTCAATATGACACTGGGAAACGCACTGAATGCCGTGGGAGATACACGATATACGATGTTTGTCTCATTGACGGTGATGTGGATCGTAGCCACCGGCCTTTCCTATGTTTTTGGAATTTCGCTGGGCTGGGGAATTGCGGCCATCTATGGCTGCATGATCGCGGATGAATATATTCGAGGCATTTTCTGCTATATCCGCTGGCGGGATCGGAAGTTCTTGCGGAGAAAAGAGGCGGAGCTCCAAGGGGGCTTGGCTCCAGAAGGAGTGCTGCGGAATCCATCCGCATGCGCGGAAGCTTAA
- a CDS encoding helix-turn-helix transcriptional regulator, which yields MSVIQFTVPPMPHYIASGLTLLSAGQKHPSRQNIDVFDLLVVMKGCLYMGEEERSYEVSEGHALILRPDSYHYATADCKEDTLYHWLHFQTASSWSMEAERCDEHFCMGDDRPGYMPASAFSTWTFSVPIPQFTKVVQPQKLNDTLTELTDLNRRLHISGARLRQQTLFQEVISLLSASLGKNGPSPQSLCAERAASYLREHYKEPFSAKKLGESINFHPVYIARCMQKVFNCSPAAYLQRYRIEQSKLLLLQSNYTVERIAEEVGFNHAAYFTASFTKIEGLSPRKYRQRFAWINQ from the coding sequence ATGTCTGTCATTCAATTTACAGTTCCTCCCATGCCCCATTATATTGCCAGCGGCTTAACCCTGCTGAGCGCTGGCCAAAAGCACCCTAGCCGGCAAAACATCGACGTATTCGACCTCCTTGTCGTGATGAAGGGCTGCCTGTACATGGGTGAGGAAGAACGGAGCTATGAGGTCAGCGAGGGACATGCTCTCATTTTGCGGCCGGACAGCTATCATTATGCGACAGCGGATTGCAAGGAAGATACGCTTTATCATTGGCTTCACTTTCAAACAGCCTCCAGCTGGTCGATGGAGGCGGAGAGATGTGACGAGCATTTCTGCATGGGTGATGACCGTCCGGGATATATGCCGGCCTCTGCCTTTTCAACATGGACATTCAGTGTGCCCATTCCCCAGTTTACGAAGGTTGTGCAGCCCCAGAAGCTGAACGATACCCTTACGGAGTTGACTGATCTCAACCGCAGACTGCATATATCCGGCGCCAGGCTGCGTCAGCAGACGTTGTTCCAGGAGGTGATTTCTCTCTTATCCGCTTCCTTGGGGAAAAATGGTCCATCTCCGCAATCACTCTGTGCAGAGCGTGCGGCCTCTTACTTACGAGAGCACTACAAAGAGCCATTTTCAGCCAAAAAGCTAGGTGAAAGCATTAACTTCCACCCGGTCTATATCGCCCGCTGCATGCAGAAAGTGTTCAACTGCTCGCCTGCCGCTTACTTGCAGCGTTACCGGATTGAACAGTCAAAGCTGCTGCTCTTGCAGAGCAATTATACGGTGGAGCGGATTGCCGAGGAGGTTGGCTTCAACCATGCCGCCTATTTTACCGCCAGCTTTACTAAGATTGAAGGGCTGTCCCCACGAAAATATCGCCAGCGTTTCGCATGGATCAATCAATAA
- a CDS encoding DegV family protein, with protein sequence MTQVKIFADSISDVPDSWIEQHDIGIVPLYVVFGESAYKDKLEITTTDIYRRVDEYDELPRTAAPSPADFIAAFAPCIEQGQDIVFISMSSKLSSTYQNALIAAEEFPAGRIRVVDSMHVSGCIALLVLKAALAAKDGANAQKIVELLEEWRERVEMEVLVDSLDYLHKGGRVSSVKHMIGSLLKIRPVLKIKDGLVISTDKYRGKTEKAVERMLQHFIDNFPKIDKDLVIVAQTLAEKAADYIRTTLLEQTDAKEVAIIEGGCAISCHCGPRTVAIMYMRKVAQA encoded by the coding sequence TTGACACAAGTTAAAATATTCGCGGACAGTATTTCTGACGTACCGGATTCTTGGATCGAACAGCATGATATCGGTATCGTTCCGCTGTATGTCGTGTTCGGTGAGAGCGCTTATAAGGACAAGCTTGAAATCACTACAACCGACATCTATCGCAGGGTAGACGAGTATGATGAGCTGCCTCGAACGGCGGCACCATCTCCGGCCGATTTTATCGCAGCCTTCGCGCCCTGCATTGAACAAGGACAGGACATTGTATTCATCAGCATGTCGTCCAAACTTTCATCCACTTATCAAAACGCACTGATCGCCGCGGAAGAGTTCCCGGCAGGCCGCATCCGAGTTGTCGACTCGATGCATGTATCCGGCTGTATCGCTCTTCTTGTCCTTAAAGCGGCCCTGGCTGCCAAAGACGGAGCCAACGCACAAAAAATCGTCGAGCTCCTAGAGGAATGGCGAGAGCGCGTCGAAATGGAAGTGCTGGTGGACAGTCTTGATTACTTACACAAGGGCGGCCGCGTATCCAGTGTCAAGCATATGATTGGCAGCCTGCTTAAAATCCGGCCTGTGCTGAAGATTAAGGATGGCCTTGTCATTTCCACCGATAAATATAGAGGTAAAACAGAGAAGGCTGTTGAGCGAATGCTACAGCATTTCATCGACAATTTTCCAAAGATTGATAAAGATCTAGTCATTGTGGCTCAGACGCTAGCGGAGAAAGCGGCAGATTATATTAGAACGACGCTTCTGGAGCAGACGGATGCAAAAGAAGTTGCCATCATTGAAGGCGGCTGCGCAATCTCCTGTCACTGTGGCCCGCGTACGGTAGCCATCATGTATATGCGCAAGGTTGCCCAGGCTTAA
- a CDS encoding AIM24 family protein, whose protein sequence is MDIEYNNESALLSGQAVTFKLDPGEIAHVLHPGQIIAFRGSGGHRSDKLMNIQGMYRKRKLIRADIQGPCQFVASLPPSITMNTIRFTDGSDLLYDFKHLFFYTEGVEMETRILSMKNMMITRDAIKMKFSGRGFIGILTQGQVLEMPLDPEEPIYVEAGSVIAYPENAKLELSVYGNHLASQHMRYQWKMTGHGHVLIQAGSGNRELERDLQSGDGVVKRFLREVIPFGGVFIK, encoded by the coding sequence TTGGATATCGAATATAATAACGAATCTGCCCTGCTGAGTGGACAAGCTGTAACTTTTAAGCTCGACCCTGGGGAGATCGCTCACGTGCTGCATCCCGGGCAGATTATCGCCTTCCGCGGATCCGGCGGCCATCGAAGCGATAAGCTGATGAATATACAAGGAATGTATCGTAAACGTAAATTGATCCGTGCGGATATTCAGGGTCCCTGCCAGTTTGTCGCCTCCCTTCCTCCATCGATTACAATGAACACGATCAGGTTTACGGACGGGAGCGATCTGCTGTATGACTTCAAGCATTTATTCTTTTATACCGAAGGCGTAGAAATGGAGACTCGCATCCTCAGCATGAAGAATATGATGATTACGCGCGATGCGATCAAAATGAAGTTCTCCGGGAGAGGCTTCATCGGCATTTTAACCCAGGGCCAGGTGCTTGAGATGCCGCTTGATCCTGAGGAGCCAATCTATGTGGAGGCGGGAAGCGTCATTGCCTATCCCGAGAATGCCAAGCTGGAGCTGTCCGTCTATGGCAATCACCTCGCCAGCCAGCATATGCGCTACCAATGGAAGATGACCGGGCATGGACATGTTCTCATCCAGGCCGGCTCTGGCAACCGCGAGCTGGAGCGTGATCTGCAGAGCGGTGACGGTGTCGTGAAACGCTTTTTGCGCGAGGTGATCCCATTTGGCGGAGTATTTATTAAGTAG
- a CDS encoding rhodanese-like domain-containing protein: METSTLIYILIILLIVWFAYTRVRPAPGLRLLRDEQFRNEMQSSKDCVVIDVRETGEYKRGHIPGAKNIPLSQLQGRISEIPQDMELLLYCQSGMRSKNAARILSKSGYSKLAHLTGGISAWRGKITK, translated from the coding sequence ATGGAGACAAGTACACTTATTTATATTTTAATCATATTATTGATTGTTTGGTTTGCATATACTCGCGTACGGCCTGCCCCAGGCTTGAGATTGCTGCGGGACGAGCAGTTTAGAAATGAGATGCAGAGCTCTAAAGACTGCGTAGTGATCGATGTTCGGGAAACCGGCGAGTATAAGAGGGGACATATTCCTGGAGCGAAGAATATACCATTATCACAGCTGCAAGGCCGGATTAGCGAGATTCCGCAGGATATGGAGCTGCTGCTCTACTGTCAGAGCGGAATGCGCAGCAAAAATGCGGCGCGCATCCTTAGCAAGAGTGGTTATAGCAAATTAGCTCATCTTACGGGCGGGATCAGCGCTTGGAGAGGGAAGATTACAAAGTAG
- a CDS encoding rhodanese-like domain-containing protein has product MWFIALILAGLGYLLIWLIRNLLPVQGLAYVDASILNDISELPQQTKMLDVRDEVFYRECHVQGAINISIGRLPFVWRNELSPSEPVLILSDSIIKSKRAARLLKSRGFRQIYAVRGQYCA; this is encoded by the coding sequence ATGTGGTTCATTGCTCTAATATTAGCGGGCCTAGGATATTTGCTGATCTGGTTGATCCGTAATCTACTGCCTGTCCAAGGGCTTGCCTATGTCGATGCGAGCATTTTGAACGACATCTCGGAGCTTCCGCAGCAGACGAAGATGCTCGATGTTCGGGACGAGGTGTTCTACCGGGAGTGTCATGTACAGGGGGCTATCAACATTTCCATTGGACGACTTCCCTTTGTGTGGAGAAATGAATTGTCCCCAAGTGAGCCTGTTCTTATTCTCTCTGATAGCATCATAAAGAGTAAAAGGGCGGCGCGACTGCTAAAAAGCCGGGGCTTCCGGCAAATTTACGCGGTTCGTGGACAATATTGCGCTTAA
- a CDS encoding rhodanese-like domain-containing protein, with product MAGKVNKEITPQALAERLRKGEQVMMLDVREPEEWAEGHLHGAKHIPLGQILERLSELNAEEELVVICRSGNRSGLACELLQEKGFNVVNMTGGLLAWEDELV from the coding sequence TTGGCTGGAAAAGTAAATAAAGAAATTACACCGCAAGCGTTAGCTGAACGTCTGAGAAAAGGCGAGCAGGTCATGATGCTGGACGTTCGGGAGCCGGAGGAATGGGCAGAGGGCCATCTGCACGGCGCGAAGCATATTCCGCTTGGGCAGATTCTGGAAAGATTGAGCGAATTGAACGCTGAGGAGGAGTTGGTTGTAATATGCCGCAGCGGCAACCGCAGTGGACTAGCCTGCGAATTACTGCAGGAAAAAGGCTTTAATGTCGTAAATATGACGGGCGGATTGCTGGCCTGGGAAGACGAATTAGTCTAA
- a CDS encoding metal-sensitive transcriptional regulator, with protein sequence MEYNYNDDLKRRLKRIEGQVRGVLRLMDEGKSCKEVVSQLSAVRNASDRAIAQIVAENLQQCILEEQSSGGDTHKVVQEAIELLVKSR encoded by the coding sequence GTGGAATACAATTATAACGATGATCTAAAAAGACGCCTGAAAAGGATAGAAGGACAGGTTCGAGGAGTTCTCCGCTTAATGGATGAAGGTAAATCCTGCAAGGAAGTCGTAAGCCAATTGTCAGCTGTGCGTAATGCTTCCGACCGGGCTATTGCCCAAATCGTCGCCGAAAATTTGCAGCAATGTATCTTGGAGGAGCAATCCTCAGGCGGAGATACCCATAAAGTCGTACAGGAAGCGATCGAGCTGCTGGTAAAGAGCCGCTAA
- a CDS encoding sulfite exporter TauE/SafE family protein, giving the protein MNILLFIIMLLLGLIGSFFSGLLGIGGAIVSFPLLLFVPSAFGVANFTAQEVSSISMFQVFFASLAGVLSYLKNGKEHAAVIHKKLVIYMGSGILFGSLAGGLVSGYLDGNIINIIYGVVAIVAVVLMLLPSKAKEEGLAGQEISFNRTFAVMISFLVGIVSGIVGAGGAFVLIPVMLTVMKLPTRITIATSLAIVFVSAIGGVAGKLTTADIPWEATLYTVVGSLLGAPLGTWLSARMNVKYLRYGLIVLITLTAIKVWMSIL; this is encoded by the coding sequence GTGAATATTCTGTTATTTATCATCATGTTATTGCTCGGATTGATTGGTTCCTTCTTCTCAGGGCTGCTAGGAATAGGCGGAGCGATTGTTTCTTTTCCCTTATTGCTGTTCGTCCCATCTGCATTTGGAGTCGCTAATTTTACCGCACAGGAAGTCTCGTCAATTAGTATGTTTCAGGTATTCTTTGCTTCTCTAGCTGGCGTACTGTCATATCTCAAAAATGGCAAGGAACACGCAGCTGTAATTCATAAGAAGCTTGTTATCTACATGGGATCAGGGATTTTGTTCGGCAGCCTTGCCGGAGGCCTTGTTTCGGGATACCTTGACGGTAATATCATTAACATTATTTATGGGGTTGTCGCCATTGTTGCGGTAGTCCTAATGCTGCTTCCGAGCAAGGCTAAGGAGGAAGGGCTGGCCGGTCAGGAAATCAGCTTTAATCGAACTTTTGCCGTTATGATCTCGTTTCTGGTTGGGATCGTATCAGGAATTGTCGGTGCTGGCGGCGCATTTGTTCTAATTCCGGTGATGCTAACGGTCATGAAGCTTCCTACCCGAATTACGATTGCTACATCTTTGGCGATTGTGTTTGTTTCTGCGATCGGCGGGGTGGCTGGTAAATTAACAACAGCGGATATCCCGTGGGAGGCGACGTTGTACACTGTGGTTGGCAGTCTGCTAGGTGCTCCGTTGGGTACATGGCTTAGCGCTAGAATGAATGTTAAATATTTGCGTTATGGCCTTATTGTTCTAATCACATTGACCGCGATTAAGGTTTGGATGTCGATACTGTAA
- a CDS encoding sulfurtransferase TusA family protein, which translates to MESNKKVDTTGLMCPMPIVKAKKALDELQPGEIMEVVSTDKGSLNDFQAWVKQTNHELLKHSEKDGIYTFLVKKN; encoded by the coding sequence ATGGAAAGCAACAAAAAAGTCGATACCACAGGATTAATGTGCCCGATGCCGATCGTGAAGGCGAAGAAGGCGTTAGATGAATTGCAGCCTGGTGAAATTATGGAGGTCGTCTCCACGGATAAAGGTTCTCTGAATGATTTTCAAGCATGGGTCAAGCAGACAAACCATGAACTGCTAAAGCACTCTGAGAAAGACGGCATCTACACTTTTCTAGTAAAGAAAAATTAA
- a CDS encoding MBL fold metallo-hydrolase yields MSAITSQLQAMTAGELTRRILNQEPLFILDVRNGSDVADWQIEGESIELVNIPYFDLLDGVDAALEQLPESSDVLVVCAKEGSSKFVAEQLIEAGRSRVYYLEGGMKAWSEHLEPVLIGQLHDGGSLYQFVRIGKGCLSYMVISQGEAAIIDAVRMTDVFMNFAAEKGAAIKHTLDTHLHADHISGGRKLAKQTGAMYWLPPKDAEEVTFDYAKLEEGNIISVGNTTIEIQPIYSPGHTIGSTSFIIDNRYLLTGDILFVESIGRPDLAGKAEDWVGDLYTTLYNRYKALSDDLIVLPAHFGKVTELGMGGAVSARLGDLFKHNPGLQITVEADFRRMVSENLPQHPNAYQEIRQTNMGKIQPDDEQQREMEIGPNRCAVHDK; encoded by the coding sequence ATGTCTGCTATAACTTCACAATTACAAGCGATGACGGCCGGCGAGTTGACCCGCCGAATTCTGAATCAGGAGCCTTTATTCATTCTGGATGTCCGTAACGGCAGCGATGTAGCGGATTGGCAAATCGAAGGAGAGAGCATTGAACTGGTCAATATCCCTTATTTTGATTTGTTGGATGGGGTGGACGCTGCACTGGAGCAACTGCCAGAGAGCAGCGATGTTCTTGTTGTATGCGCCAAGGAAGGTTCCTCTAAATTCGTTGCCGAGCAGCTTATCGAAGCAGGAAGAAGCCGTGTCTATTATTTAGAAGGCGGCATGAAAGCATGGAGCGAGCATTTGGAGCCTGTTCTTATAGGGCAACTGCATGATGGCGGTTCACTTTATCAATTTGTACGGATCGGTAAAGGCTGTCTATCCTATATGGTCATTTCGCAAGGTGAAGCGGCTATCATCGATGCGGTAAGAATGACGGATGTATTCATGAATTTTGCTGCAGAAAAAGGAGCAGCCATCAAGCACACGCTGGATACACATCTTCATGCCGACCATATATCCGGGGGCCGCAAGCTGGCTAAGCAAACGGGAGCAATGTATTGGCTTCCTCCAAAGGATGCAGAGGAAGTCACCTTCGATTATGCGAAGCTGGAAGAAGGAAACATTATTAGCGTGGGAAATACCACGATTGAAATTCAGCCGATATATTCTCCGGGCCATACGATTGGCAGTACTTCCTTTATTATTGATAATCGTTATTTGCTGACCGGCGATATTCTGTTTGTCGAATCCATCGGCCGCCCGGATTTGGCGGGAAAAGCAGAGGACTGGGTTGGAGATCTATATACGACCTTGTACAACCGATATAAAGCACTATCCGATGATTTAATCGTACTTCCCGCTCACTTTGGAAAAGTGACTGAGCTAGGAATGGGCGGGGCGGTTTCCGCACGGCTGGGAGATCTTTTTAAGCACAATCCGGGTCTGCAAATAACTGTGGAAGCAGATTTTAGACGGATGGTCAGTGAGAATTTACCACAGCATCCCAACGCTTATCAGGAAATTCGTCAGACAAATATGGGCAAAATACAACCGGATGATGAGCAGCAGCGAGAGATGGAAATTGGACCAAATCGTTGCGCCGTGCATGATAAATAA